The following are encoded together in the Neomonachus schauinslandi chromosome 15, ASM220157v2, whole genome shotgun sequence genome:
- the CHRNB1 gene encoding acetylcholine receptor subunit beta yields MTPGRLLLLLGALGASLAPGARGTEAEGRLRKKLFSGYDSSVRPAREVGDRVGVSIGLSLAQLISLNEKDEEMSTKVYLDLEWTDYRLSWDPAEHDGIDSLRITAGSVWLPDVVLLNNNDGNFDVALDLNVVVSSNGSVRWQPPGLYRSSCSIQVTYFPFDWQNCTMVFSSYSYDSSEVSLRAGLGPDKQERQEVRIHEGTFIENGQWEIIHKPSRLIQPPADPRGGGEGQRQEVTFYLIIRRKPLFYLVNVIAPCILITLLAIFVFYLPPDAGEKMGLSIFALLTLTVFLLLLADKVPETSLSVPIIIKYLMFTMVLVTFSVILSVVVLNLHHRSPHTHQMPVWVRQIFIHKLPLYLGLKRPKPERDLMPEPPPVALRDSPGSGWGRGTDEYFIRKPPNDFLFPKPNRFQPELSAPDLRRLTDGPTRAVGLPPELREAVSSISYIARQLQEQEDHDALKEDWQFVAMVVDRLFLWTFIIFTSIGTLVIFLDASYHLPPADPFP; encoded by the exons ggctgctgctgctgctgggggcgCTGGGGGCGTCGCTCGCCCCTG GCGCCCGCGGCACGGAGGCGGAGGGCCGGCTCCGCAAGAAGCTTTTCTCGGGCTATGACAGCTCGGTGCGGCCGGCGCGGGAGGTGGGGGACCGTGTCGGAGTCAGCATTGGCCTCAGCCTGGCGCAGCTCATCAGCCTG AACGAGAAGGATGAGGAGATGAGCACAAAGGTGTACTTAGACCTG GAGTGGACTGACTACAGGCTGAGCTGGGACCCCGCGGAGCACGACGGCATCGATTCACTTCGCATTACGGCTGGATCCGTGTGGCTTCCGGACGTGGTGCTCCTAAACAA CAACGACGGAAATTTTGACGTTGCTCTGGACTTGAACGTCGTGGTGTCCTCCAATGGTTCCGTGCGCTGGCAGCCTCCCGGCCTCTACCGTAGCAGCTGCAGCATCCAG GTCACCTACTTCCCCTTCGACTGGCAGAACTGCACGATGGTGTTCAGTTCCTACAGCTACGACAGCTCCGAGGTCAGCCTGCGGGCCGGCTTGGGTCCTGATAAGCAGGAGCGGCAGGAAGTGCGCATTCATGAAGGGACCTTCATTG agaATGGCCAATGGGAAATTATCCACAAGCCTTCTCGGCTAATCCAGCCTCCAGCGGATCctaggggagggggggaaggacaGCGGCAAGAAGTCACCTTCTACCTCATCATTCGCCGGAAGCCTCTCTTCTACCTGGTCAATGTCATTGCCCCATGCATCCTCATCACTCTTCTGGCCATCTTCGTCTTCTACCTGCCGCCAGATGCAG GAGAGAAGATGGGGCTGTCCATCTTTGCGCTGCTGACCCTTACCGTGTTCCTGTTGCTGCTGGCAGACAAAGTTCCTGAGACCTCCCTGTCTGTCCCCATCATTATCAAGTACCTCATGTTTACCATGGTCCTCGTCACTTTCTCAGTCATCCTTAGTGTCGTAGTCCTCAACCTGCACCATCGCTCACCCCACACCCACCAAATGCCCGTTTGGGTCCGCCAG ATCTTCATCCACAAACTCCCTCTATACCTGGGTCTGAAGAGGCCCAAACCTGAGAGAGACCTGATGCCAGAGCCACCTCCTGTAGCCCTCAGGGATTCTCCAGGAAGTGGCTGGGGTCGGGGAACAGATGAATATTTCATCCGGAAGCCACCGAACGATTTTCTCTTCCCTAAACCCAACAG GTTCCAGCCTGAACTGTCTGCCCCGGACCTGCGGCGACTTACCGATGGTCCAACCCGGGCTGTGGGCCTGCCTCCCGAACTACGGGAGGCCGTTTCCTCCATCAGCTACATCGCTCGGCAGCTGCAGGAGCAGGAAGACCACGACGCG